The stretch of DNA GTACATTTTGGTGCGGTGTAACTAACATCGGCAGGTTGTATTTCTGCACAATTTCCCGCAGCGCCGTTTTTAGCTGAAATCCGCCTTCATTCTTAACTCGGCCATTTTCTATGGAAATGCCGACAAAAAGTTTGCCGTCACCCTGTTCGTGCCAACCCAAGAAATCATAGTATTTCCACTCCGGTAGTGGCTTAAAAGCTGCTAGGGGTTTGCCAAAATACTCTTCTACTTTTGCCTTGAATTTCTCTACGCCCCAGTCATTGATCAGATATTTTAACCGGGCGTGGCGGCGGTCGGTGCGATCGCCATAATCTCTTTGCGTTGCCACAACAGCCTTAACCAAATCGTAAACATCATCTTTTGCCACATAGCAAATCTCATCGGCTACCCGTGCAAAAGTCTCTTCTTTATTGTGAGTGCGGCCCAAACCCCCACCAGCAAATACGTCAAACCCTTCTAACTCCCCAGCGGAGTTAACAATGACCACCAAACTCAGATCCTGGGAATACAAGTCAATGGAATTGTCTCCCGGTACTGTCACCGAGCACTTAAACTTCCGGGGCATATAGTGCGCCCCGTAAATTGGCTCTTCCTTGTCCGCGAAGATAGTCCCGTTTTTATTCTCTTGTCTCGCCGCCGTCACCGCTGGGTCTTCTTCGGCCGTTACTGCCTTTTCGCCATCTAGCCAAATCTCGTAATAAGCACCCGTCTGAGGTGTGAGCAAATTAGCAATATTCTCGGCGTACTGTCTAGCAAACCCATAGTCTGGGCGATTTTTATAGGGTGCTGTCGGTGCCATCACGTTGCGGTTTAAGTCGCCGCAAGCTCCTAGAGTTGACCCCATACTTTTTATAATTGACGAAAACACGACTTTGAGATTTTTCTTCAAAACGCCGTGTAGCTGGAAACCTTGACGAGTCGTGGCCCGCAGCGTACCGTTGCCATATTCCTCAGAGAGTCGGTCTAAGGTCAGGTAGAGCTCCGGCGGCACGAATCCCCCAGGATTGCGGGTGCGGAGCATCATTTGAAAGTCTTTCTCCTGGCCCTTAACCCGATTGTCGCGGTTGTCCTGTTGGTAGGAACCGTGAAATTTGAGGATCTGAATGCCGTCTTCGGTGAAATGCGTTGTGTCTTGCAACAGCTCAGTTGCAACGGGTTCCCGCAGGTAGTTGCTGCGTTCTTTCCAGCCTTCTGCTTTAGAGAGCTTGCGTTGGGTGGGAGCGATCGGAGTTTGAGTCATGGATGCAGTGCCAGTTGTAATCAGCAAAATTTACTTGTATATTCCTTGACAAAATCACTCAAAAATGCTTGAGTAGGAAAATTAATAGCGGTAATCCGGTGGGAATTGTGTTCAATCATTTTATTTTAACATGAGGGCATGGCGAAGTTGCGATCGTAATCAATAATTTAAGATTGCTCGGTAAGACCACTTTGCAGGAGGTGTTTTCACTCCCTAGAGGTCGGCGTTACGTGAGTTAAAATTGCTGGTAACGCTACTTTGCGGGATATATTCTGAGCGCCGATACGGTCTTAGCTGAGCTACGAATAATTGATAGAGGAACAAAAATGCCAAATTCATTAATGTATGAAGAAAACTATTTTGTAGTCTTGGAGCAAAATCAGCCAGAGCAATTCTTGACTACCGCAGAACTGCTAGAAAAGCTGAAGCTGATTTTAGCTCAGCGGCAGGATGATTTGCCGAGGGAAGTGCAAAAATTTACCTCTGTGGAAGCTCAAGCCCAACATTTGATCGACACTTACTGTGAATTAGATGTCGGGCCTGGAAACTTTTTACAATGGTATGCTGTGCGATTGGAAAAGTAAGATTTATTGCTAATTGCTAATTGCTAATTGCTAATTGCTAATTGCTAATTGGGGAAAGACATTCCTACCTTCCCCATCTTCCCCATCTTCCCGATCACCTTTTCCTTCCCTAAGCTTTGGCTGCAATTAAAGCCAAATCAATTTGATTTTCAGCAGGTTGAGTAACTTGAGCTTTTAAACCAGGGCCGAAAAAAGTAGCAATTTTCTCCTCTTTTTCTTGCCAAGTTTCTAGGGGAAACAACGGTGAATAAAATTTCAGAACTAAAGTATAAGCACCATCAATGGTAATTTCTTGCAACCCTTTGAGCAAAGGTCTTTCCTCATCTGTGGGAGCTAAACCCAAACGTTTAAGAGCATCATCTAAGTGAGCTTCTTGACCATACCGGTAACGAGTTACATCCTTACGAAGTTGATTTTGAGTAGGCGTAGCCTGCTGTTCTCGCAGGGCCAATACTTCGGGAGTTGTGGGTGTGGTGAAAGGTACTGGGGTGAGTTCAGAGGCTTTCAAGGCTAGACCTCCGAGTAGCAGTGGAACTCCGTAAAAAAATCCTGCCAGATTGAGGGTAGGATTACCGGCAAAGTAGGCCCAGAATCCACCAAGTGTTAAAATACTGCCGACAACTAAGCCGACGATCGCTAAAGAAATTTGACGTAACATATTCAGT from Kamptonema formosum PCC 6407 encodes:
- the sir gene encoding sulfite reductase, ferredoxin dependent, which produces MTQTPIAPTQRKLSKAEGWKERSNYLREPVATELLQDTTHFTEDGIQILKFHGSYQQDNRDNRVKGQEKDFQMMLRTRNPGGFVPPELYLTLDRLSEEYGNGTLRATTRQGFQLHGVLKKNLKVVFSSIIKSMGSTLGACGDLNRNVMAPTAPYKNRPDYGFARQYAENIANLLTPQTGAYYEIWLDGEKAVTAEEDPAVTAARQENKNGTIFADKEEPIYGAHYMPRKFKCSVTVPGDNSIDLYSQDLSLVVIVNSAGELEGFDVFAGGGLGRTHNKEETFARVADEICYVAKDDVYDLVKAVVATQRDYGDRTDRRHARLKYLINDWGVEKFKAKVEEYFGKPLAAFKPLPEWKYYDFLGWHEQGDGKLFVGISIENGRVKNEGGFQLKTALREIVQKYNLPMLVTPHQNVLIYEISADSKQEIQGILDRCGIKSETAIDPLVRYSMACPAMPTCGLAITESERVIPGILDRIRAVLEKLGMPQEHFVVRMTGCPNGCARPYMAELGFVGSAPEAYQVWLGGSPDQTRLAKPFEEKVPFNGLETFLEPIFVCFKQGRNLGESFGDFCDRVGMEYIRHFVTNYPSAASMTTEINELEVTASNDNGDETSPAGAAKVRRRISVRDEIYSELKDEAARQGKPITQLATEAISAYLKQIKE
- a CDS encoding chlororespiratory reduction protein 7; this translates as MPNSLMYEENYFVVLEQNQPEQFLTTAELLEKLKLILAQRQDDLPREVQKFTSVEAQAQHLIDTYCELDVGPGNFLQWYAVRLEK
- a CDS encoding DUF2854 domain-containing protein produces the protein MLRQISLAIVGLVVGSILTLGGFWAYFAGNPTLNLAGFFYGVPLLLGGLALKASELTPVPFTTPTTPEVLALREQQATPTQNQLRKDVTRYRYGQEAHLDDALKRLGLAPTDEERPLLKGLQEITIDGAYTLVLKFYSPLFPLETWQEKEEKIATFFGPGLKAQVTQPAENQIDLALIAAKA